In Bufo gargarizans isolate SCDJY-AF-19 chromosome 6, ASM1485885v1, whole genome shotgun sequence, a single genomic region encodes these proteins:
- the LOC122940033 gene encoding gastrula zinc finger protein XlCGF66.1-like: protein MAESIINLTLEILFRLTGEDYTVGKKTSSERCQDPVSERQERTLSPNLGPPPHLLIHEEINRNKILELINKMIELLTGEVPIRCQDVAVYFSMEEWEYLEGHKDLYKDVMMEDHRPLTLPGNRHN, encoded by the exons atggcggagagtataataaatctcaccctagagatcctcttccggcttactggagag gactacacagtagggaagaagacctctagtgagcgctgtcaggaCCCTGTGTCTGAAAGACAGGAAAGAACCCTGAGCCCAAACCTGGGGCCTCCAcctcacctcctgatacatgaggaaatcaatagaaacaagatcctagaactcatcaataagatgattgagctgctgactggagag gttcctataaggtgtcaggatgtcgctgtctatttctccatggaggagtgggagtatttagaaggacacaaagatctgtacaaggacgtcatgatggaggatcaccggccccTCACATTACCAGGTAATAGACATAACTAA
- the LOC122940031 gene encoding oocyte zinc finger protein XlCOF6-like gives MDRNRDKMAESIINLALEILFLLTGEDYTVVKKTSSERCQAPVSEGRGRTLILEEINREKILELTNKMIELLTGEVPIRCQDVTIYLSMEEWEYLEEHKNLYKDVTMEDHWPLILPVKEEILTPERCPSPLLPQDGSEEHHNVYQDYKGLNPSKDLNIIYVTEKYERDDEQSIEDMPTDNCPDDYTRNSDEHLISSDFEVYDRVFTEDTYEEHANIQEIYSFIYNGNVSSDPFKQVQFSSQIVTQNKSHKKAEHQTTHIREKPFSCLKCGKCFAAKRDLDSHQRIHTGEKPYSCSECGKCFSVKQNLVRHQITHTGEKPFSCLECGRYFRYESELVTHQRIHTGENLFSCSQCGKCFAVKRNLVRHQRTHTGEKPFSCSECGKCFADRSNLFKHQLSHTGEKPFSCSDCGKCFPVKKDLVRHQKIHTGEKPHLCSECGKCFAAKKDLVRHQRIHTGEKPYSCSQCGKCFTIKQTLVTHQRTHTEEKLFSCSECGKCFNHKSALVIHKRIHTGEKPYSCSECGKCFAVKQNLVSHERTHTPEKPFSCSQCGKCFRQKSELAKHERIHRGEKPFSCSECGKCFAEKQILVTHQKTHTGGKPFSCSECGKCFAHKSYLFKHQQSHTGRNLFSCSECGKCFTDKSYLVIHQRIHTGEKPFSCSECGKCFAGKQSLVRHQRTHTGEKPFSCSECGKCFALKTTLVIHQRIHTGGELFSCSECGKCFYHKSTLVTHQKIHKGEMPFSCSECGKCFAVKQTLVSHYRTHTQEKPYLCSECGKCFRQKSDLVKHERIHTGEKPYSCSECGKCFAKKYALVTHQRTHTGEKPFS, from the exons ATGGATAGGAacagggacaagatggcggagagtatAATCAATCTcgccctagagatcctcttcctgcttactggagag gactacacagtagtgaagaagacctctagtgagcgctgtcaggcccctgtgtctgaaggaCGGGGAAGAACCCTGATACttgaggaaatcaatagagagaagatcctagaactcaccaacaagatgattgagctgctgactggagag gttcctataaggtgtcaggacgtcaccATCTATTTATcaatggaggagtgggagtatttagaagaacacaaaAATCTTTACAAGGACGTCACGATGGAGGATCACTGGCCCCTCATAttaccag ttaaggaagagataTTAACAcctgagagatgtcccagtcctcttcttccacaggatggttcagaagaacatcacaatgttTATCAGGATTATAAG GGTCTGAATCCAAGTAAAGATCTGAACATTATATATGTTACTGAGAAATATGAGAGGGATGATGAGCAGAGCATAGAGGACATGCCTACAGATAACTGCCCAG ATGACTATACCAGGAACTCAGACGAACATCTGATATCTTCAGATTTTGAAGTATATGATCGTGTTTTCACAGAAGATACATATGAGGAGCATGCCAACATCCAAGAGATATACTCATTCATTTACAATGGAAATGTATCATCTGATCCTTTTAAACAGGTCCAGTTTTCATCACAGATTGTAACACAAaataaaagtcacaaaaaagctgAACATCAGACAACTCACAtaagggagaagccattttcatgtttaaaatgtgggaaatgttttgctgcAAAAAGAGATCTTGATagccatcagagaattcacacaggggagaagccatattcatgttcagaatgtgggaaatgtttttcagTAAAACAAAATCTGGTTAGACATCAAattactcacacaggggagaagccattttcatgtttagaatgtgggagatATTTTAGATATGAATCGgaacttgttacacatcagagaattcatacCGGGGAGAATCTATTTTCATGTTCacaatgtggcaaatgttttgcTGTGAAACGAAATCTGGTCAGacatcaaagaactcacacaggggagaagccattttcatgttcagaatgtgggaaatgttttgcagatAGATCAAATCTTTTTAAACATCAgctaagtcacacaggggagaagccattttcatgctcagattgtgggaaatgttttcctgTAAAAAaagatcttgttagacatcagaaaattcacacaggggagaaaccacatttatgttcagaatgtggcaaatgttttgcTGCAAAAAaagatcttgttagacatcagagaattcacacaggggagaagccgtattcatgttcacagTGTGGCAAGTGTTTTACTATAAAACAAACTTTGGTCACacatcaaagaactcacacagAGGAGAAactattttcatgttcagaatgtgggaaatgttttaaccataaaTCAGCTCTTGTTATACATAAGAGAATCcacacaggtgagaagccatattcatgttcagaatgtggaaaatgttttgctGTTAAACAAAATCTGGTCTCACATGAAAGAACTCATACAccggagaagccattttcatgttcacaatgtgggaaatgttttaggcaGAAATCCGAACTTGCTAAACATGAGAGAATCCAcagaggggagaagccattttcatgttcagaatgtggcaaatgttttgcTGAAAAACAAATATTGGTTACGCATCAAAAAACTCACACAGGAgggaaaccattttcatgttcagaatgtggaaaatgttttgcaCATAAATCATATCTTTTTAAACATCAACAAAGTCACACAGGGAGGAACctattttcatgctcagaatgtgggaaatgctttacagATAAATCATACCTTGTAATACATCAAAGGATTCACACAGgtgaaaagccattttcatgttcagaatgtgggaaatgttttgctggAAAACAAAGTCTGGTCAGACACCAAAGaactcatacaggagagaagcctttctcttgttcagaatgtggaaaatgttttgctTTAAAAACAACTCTGGTCatacatcaaagaattcacacagggggggaactattttcatgttcagaatgtgggaaatgtttttaccataaatcaactcttgttacacatcagaaaaTCCACAAAGGGGAgatgccattttcatgttcagaatgtgggaaatgttttgctgtTAAACAAACTCTGGTCTCACATTACAGAACTCATACACAGGAGAAGCCATATCTGTGTtccgaatgtgggaaatgttttagacagaaatcagatcttgttaaacatgagagaatccacactggggagaagccatattcatgttcagaatgtggtaaatgttttgctAAAAAATATGCCCTGGTTACacatcaaagaactcacacaggcgagaagccattttcatga